The genomic interval TGCGTGTCTGGCAAATGAATAAGTCCGGCATAATTGATTACAAACATCCCTGCCTTCGGGTGGCTTTTAGGGTTTCGGATGGTGTCTGTAATTTGCTTATTCCTATATTCTGTCAGGGAGCTTCGCACCCTGACCTACAAATGGTTGACACCTCGGCCCGGTATGATAAAGATGGGAAATCGGTTTAAGCGGCGATTGGATGAACGCCTGAAGCAGACCTCTTGTGCTGACGCACCCCGACAACCGAGTTGTCGGGGCCACCCGCCGAAGTGAGGCTCTCTGACTTTTTTTTAGACATGATATTGAAGGATGATGTCTGTAATTTGCTTATTCCTATATTCTAAGTCGAGAGGCTTGCGGCTCCTTGTTAAAAGGCATCTCACGGGGAGAATCCATTACGCTGCGGCAGATCATGACCCCCACCGCCGACTTGCCCGGCCCTATTTTAAATCCGCCCTTGTGCCGTTCCAAGCATGAATGTAGAGCCGCTTTGTTTCCTCCGCACTGGCTGGCAGTCCTATATTTCGCTGCCCTTTAAGAGGAAGCTGGGCTATGCCGCGGCCGAACCTCTCCATGTAAGAATCAACTATTGGATCCAGTTCAGCATGAAAAAAATCGCTGTCAATGCCTGCATCCTTGATGGCAAGCGGAATGCCAACCGCCTGTTTCAGCCGATCCAGCCCGGCTAACAGATTCTCGGTCTTACCCCGGTTGCCTCTTCCGGTGAAACCGAGAAACGCCGCCAGGTTGCCGAAGCGTTTTTTGCGGGTAGGGTAAAGCCAGGCAAACACCGGGCAGAGCATAAACGCATTAGCCCGGCCGTGCGGAATATGAAATTTTGCCCCGATATCGTGGGCCGGTGCGTGGACCGCACCCAGCCGCCCGTTGCTGAACGCCATTCCGGCCTGAAGGGACGCGTTGTGCATCTTGTCACGGGCCTCTAAGTTCTGGCCGTTTTCCACCGCTCTGGGCAGCCATTCCCATATAGTCTTTGCCGACCACAAGGCCAAGGAATCAACTATATCCGATGGCTCAATGAGCACGTAGCATTCTATGGCGTGAATCAGGGCGTCAAAGCCTGTGTTGGCCGTCACTTCCGAAGGCATCGACACGGTCAACTCCGGGTCTACAATGGCCACATCGGGTATTATGTGCTCAGAATTGAGCGCGGCTTTGTAGGGCGGATCAACATCCCGGTCAATGACCACCGCGGCGTGGGTTACCTCTGAACCGGTCCCGGCGCTGGTAGTAATTGCAATGTAGTGGGCCTTTTTTCGCAGCACGCGGCTGCCAAACTCTTGTCCGAACTGAGCAAACGGCAGGTCGGCCAGGTCTGGATGCTCATAGAGGACCCAGGCCACCTTGCCAACATCCATGGCAGAGCCGCCGCCCAGACCGACGATGATGTCCGGGTTGAAACCCTGCAATAAGGCAAACACCTTCCAGGCTGTTTCCTTTGACGGTTCGGCTTCGACCTCGTCGAAAACCTGCGTTTCGATGTCATTGGCGTGCAGAATCTTCTCGACCTGCGCCACTATCCCGAGCTTGCGGATAATGGCATCCGTAACTATGAACGCACGCCGGCCCGATACCGTGGACAGGTTTTCGAGGGCCCCAGGCCCGGAATAGATGTGTCGCGGTAC from Deltaproteobacteria bacterium carries:
- a CDS encoding iron-containing alcohol dehydrogenase, which gives rise to MAYRTFIVPRHIYSGPGALENLSTVSGRRAFIVTDAIIRKLGIVAQVEKILHANDIETQVFDEVEAEPSKETAWKVFALLQGFNPDIIVGLGGGSAMDVGKVAWVLYEHPDLADLPFAQFGQEFGSRVLRKKAHYIAITTSAGTGSEVTHAAVVIDRDVDPPYKAALNSEHIIPDVAIVDPELTVSMPSEVTANTGFDALIHAIECYVLIEPSDIVDSLALWSAKTIWEWLPRAVENGQNLEARDKMHNASLQAGMAFSNGRLGAVHAPAHDIGAKFHIPHGRANAFMLCPVFAWLYPTRKKRFGNLAAFLGFTGRGNRGKTENLLAGLDRLKQAVGIPLAIKDAGIDSDFFHAELDPIVDSYMERFGRGIAQLPLKGQRNIGLPASAEETKRLYIHAWNGTRADLK